The genomic region ACAATTCCTGACACTCATCGACACATGACTGAAGCTCACAAACTCTATCCAGATGAAAAACTTATCAAAGATGAACGAACTTTTGATTTTCAAAAAGGAGATAAAGTCCGCTACAAAAATAGTGAGGGAAAAATTCTCCAAATTCGGGGTGAAAAAGCCAAAGTTGAAATTGGCGGAATGCGAGTCGATTTGCCACTCTCTTCTCTCCACAAAGCTATTAAAATTAAGAAGCCTAAAAAAGTCCAAATCAGTGTTGAAAAACCAAAAGACCAAGCTTTTTTAAGATTGGATTTGCATGGAAAACGGAGAGATGAAGCACTCGAAGAATTAGATCAATTTATCTCAAATGCTCTTTTACAAGGTTGGGAAGAGATTTTTGTTACTCATGGAATTGGTGGAGGAATTCTTGCAAAAGCAGTCAATGAGTTTTTACGAGAACACCCACGGGTTCATTGGTTTGGAGATGCTCCTCCAAATATGGGTGGTCAAGGTGCAAAAATCATAAAATTCTAAAATTCCCCGTTTTGGGGAAATCTCAAATTTTTGCTTCGACGGTAAAGTTTGCTCCTCCATCTCTGTTTTGAACTGAAATTTTTCCGTTTAATCTTTCTTCGACAAGCATTTTTGCAATTGGCAAACCAAGACCTTGACCGCTTTTCTTACTCGATACAAAATATTCAAAGACCGATTCAATTGGTTTTGCTTTTATTCCTCCTGCATTATCTAAATAATCAACTAAAATTATTCCTTTTTCGTTTTTAAAGACTGAAATTGAAATTCTGTTTTCACCATCTGCTTTAAATTCGTCAATAGAGTTATTTATAAAAACAATAAAAATATTTGAAAAAATATGGTCATAGCTTTTTAGAATTTTTACATCATGGCTCACATTTGTTGCGATTTTTACATTTTTGAGTAAGATTTTTTCGTCAAGAATATTGAGAATATTTTTAAGTGTTTTATTTAAATCCAGAACATTGTCATCATTTAAGTTCGGTGAAAAATAAGTTGTGAATTCGTCAATCGTTCCTTTCATAAAAGAGAGGGACTCTTTCATTTTTGGAAGTTGTGTTTCAAAATGTTCATTAAATTTATCTTTTTGGTGTCTGTACATTGTTTCCAAAAGTGAGACTGAAGCACCCATTGAAGTCATCGGACTTTTCCATTGGTGAGAAACATACCCAATTGTCTGACCAATTGCACTAAAATGAGATTGTCGCAAAATAAACTCCTTTTTTTGCTTTAATTCATCTATCGAAGTTTTTGTTTTTGTATATTGTGCAAGAAGAATAAATACGATGTAAATTTCGGAAACGATTGGAAAAATATATTGGATTTCTTCATTAAAATCTCCAATTCCGTGAAATGAAAAAGTAAAAATGGCAAATGCAATCGCAATAATTACTTGTGCGATAATAAAATATATTTTTACTACTCCACCCTCTTTTAAATAGAGATAGATTCCAAATCCACCAATTCCGAGCATTCCAAGTGAGGCTGAAAATGTCAAAATATTTGCAGATAAAACTATAATGTAATCTGTGCCGTGATTGTAAATTATTGCAGTGTGAATAGCGGATAGAAAAACTATTCCAGACAAGAAAAATATTAGTCTTGAAACCTCTTCGTATTTATGTTTTAAATCAAATAGAAAATAGATATAAAGCAAATCAATCGCGGTTATTATTACAGGAACAAGCCAAGTAATTAACGAAATTGTTTCCGCACTTAAATAACTCGTTAGTTGATAGCCTAAACCATAGAAACCGTAATGAAAAACAAGATTTAGGTTTGAATAAATAATTGGAAAAATATATGAAACATCTCGAAAAAGAATAAACATCAAAAGACTCACAATTGATAAAACAATTCCCGCACCGACAAAAAAACCGAATGCCATCAATTTCCAATTTTCCTGATTTATAAAATCATTTAAACTTATAATTGTCCAACCAATTTCATAAAGAAAGAAATTTTCATATGATGCAACAACTGTAAGTTTTTCACCAATTTCTAAATTTAGTTTTATTTGTCCCAAACGAGTTTCTCGATCTTTTCCAAGTTCGCCACTTTCGATATTTTCAATAAGATTTCCGTTTCTAAAAACATAAATATTTATAAAATCCATTTCTGGCAAAATATTGTAAAGAATAAATTCTTGTGGTTCTTTTGAGATGTTTTGGAAAATCGTCCGACTCCAATAGAGACCTCTGTTAATTCCAATAAAAGTAATATTTTCTGTTTTGTGTAAATTCTCTAATTGCAATATCTGATGAGGTGAAAAAGAGCGATTTTCATCTTTTATAAATTCTGTAAAAGAGGCTGTTGTGCTTTTCTGAAAATTGTCTTTGATATAAAAAGTTTCTGAAAATAGTGAAGTTGAGAGAAGTAAAATAGCCAATATGTATTTCATATTTTGTCTTTTTGTCAATTTTAGCTATTTTTTAGCGAAAATTTCTTTGGGTTCAAAATCTCCTAAGATTTTTAGATTTTCTACGAATTCGTTGTAACTCACATCTTTTCTGATCTCTTTTTTTGTTTCTGGCTCTGTTTTTATTTCAATCTTTTTTGGATTATTATTAATCTCTGTTTTTGGTAAAAATTTTAACTTTTCGCCAACTTTTTTTGTAAAACTTATAACAACTGCTGTTTCTATATAAAAATATCTATCTTTTAAAATATTTCGACATTCACATTCACAATCAAAAAAGAACTTTAAGATAATTTTGTCATTTTCCAACCCGCCAAAAGAGATATGTTCTTCGATACACTTTCTAAAGA from Thiovulum sp. ES harbors:
- a CDS encoding 7TM-containing protein possibly involved in signal transduction,histidine kinase (PFAM: 7TM diverse intracellular signalling; Histidine kinase-, DNA gyrase B-, and HSP90-like ATPase; 7TMR-DISM extracellular 2), whose translation is MKYILAILLLSTSLFSETFYIKDNFQKSTTASFTEFIKDENRSFSPHQILQLENLHKTENITFIGINRGLYWSRTIFQNISKEPQEFILYNILPEMDFINIYVFRNGNLIENIESGELGKDRETRLGQIKLNLEIGEKLTVVASYENFFLYEIGWTIISLNDFINQENWKLMAFGFFVGAGIVLSIVSLLMFILFRDVSYIFPIIYSNLNLVFHYGFYGLGYQLTSYLSAETISLITWLVPVIITAIDLLYIYFLFDLKHKYEEVSRLIFFLSGIVFLSAIHTAIIYNHGTDYIIVLSANILTFSASLGMLGIGGFGIYLYLKEGGVVKIYFIIAQVIIAIAFAIFTFSFHGIGDFNEEIQYIFPIVSEIYIVFILLAQYTKTKTSIDELKQKKEFILRQSHFSAIGQTIGYVSHQWKSPMTSMGASVSLLETMYRHQKDKFNEHFETQLPKMKESLSFMKGTIDEFTTYFSPNLNDDNVLDLNKTLKNILNILDEKILLKNVKIATNVSHDVKILKSYDHIFSNIFIVFINNSIDEFKADGENRISISVFKNEKGIILVDYLDNAGGIKAKPIESVFEYFVSSKKSGQGLGLPIAKMLVEERLNGKISVQNRDGGANFTVEAKI